Proteins from one Mucilaginibacter jinjuensis genomic window:
- a CDS encoding YdeI/OmpD-associated family protein, with protein MLKKGEHIEGTPAELQVLLDQDPEANEFFESLSKSYKQGYCDWVGSAKQEETRKVRADKAMIMLRNKQKTLKT; from the coding sequence ATGCTAAAAAAAGGCGAACATATTGAAGGCACACCTGCCGAGTTACAGGTTTTACTGGATCAGGACCCCGAGGCTAACGAGTTTTTCGAAAGCCTGTCTAAATCATACAAACAGGGCTATTGCGATTGGGTAGGTTCGGCCAAGCAAGAAGAAACCCGCAAAGTACGCGCAGATAAGGCCATGATTATGCTGCGCAATAAACAAAAAACATTGAAAACCTAA
- a CDS encoding AsmA family protein, whose translation MAAAVKKTLLKTLKISGIVLVSLIILIFLLPTLFPQTVTKKIQGWANANINGNVTFTSTGLSFFKRFPSLTLTLYNVDLKGSAPFQNQTLVAAKEVSLGIDLSSLFESKINIDKIYLADAFINIQVDSSGKANYNIYKTTEQKQNTPADTSAASLGIKQILIEKSHLVYNDQSLPMKINASGVYYLGSGDLSKDIFDLRTHTEIQSVDFYYGNKPYIIGKKVNADLLTKINTKSLAFIFQKNDLHINQLPVQFIGKFEFLKDGYNMDFKIDTHDANLNDMFTALPAEYQKMLAQTSVQGIGNMQVELNGKYIAKDKIAPNLSMNFKVRNGTVANPKAPSPIKNLYLNFQTKVPGLNPDSLYVNVDSIYFNIDKDYFSSIIRVKGIKEPEIYAKINTEIDLEKWDKAFGVKPIDVKGRYTLHLLAEGKYAKGIQITKGIRKTKVDSVITSIPKFTVTSTFRNGYFKYASQPEALSNINFDLDASCPDNNYKHTTLKMENINATLLDNYIKGYFRMANAADFPIDAQLKTKFHLADVKKFYPIDSLGVSLKGDLDADITSKGNYVPAKKQFPKTVANFQLANGSIQTKYYPHPIEKVNVNTNVINTTGTVAGTKVIIKPISFEFEGEPFMLKASLQNFNNLEYNVYSKGIINVGNIYKVFAIKGYSVNGTVAANVSLKGKQSDALAGRYDQLSNKGTLRVNNIALTSELFPKPFMISKGVFSFNQDKLQFDEFTAKYGKSQIVLNGAVSNIIDYALKPNGVLKGDFNFTSNLIIADDFMAFAPAPGETKTSGPSGVIMVPKNLNLNFTADVKTVKYNGLVIKDAKGQLAINNGSINFKQTGFNLIGAPVSMDGSYAAVSPQKAYFSYHINAQDFDIKKAYNQIKLFHDMATAAGSAEGLVSLDYKLSGRLNNNMQPVYPSLKGGGVLSAKQLKMKGFKLFNAMGKSTGKDSLTNNPDVSKVELKTTIANNIITIERTKMRMAGFRARFEGQVGLDKSLNLKFRLGLPPLGIIGIPMNITGTQDKPKIKLGNGKKEDELQGTADDN comes from the coding sequence ATGGCCGCAGCTGTTAAAAAGACTTTGCTAAAAACGCTTAAAATAAGCGGAATAGTTTTAGTGAGCCTTATCATCCTTATATTCTTACTCCCTACACTTTTCCCGCAAACAGTTACTAAGAAAATACAGGGTTGGGCCAATGCCAACATTAATGGTAACGTTACTTTTACCAGTACCGGGCTATCTTTCTTCAAACGTTTTCCCTCACTTACACTCACTTTATACAATGTTGATCTGAAAGGCAGTGCGCCTTTTCAAAATCAAACATTGGTAGCTGCTAAAGAAGTTTCACTGGGTATCGATCTGTCCTCATTATTTGAAAGTAAGATTAACATTGATAAAATTTATCTGGCTGATGCCTTCATCAATATTCAGGTTGATAGCAGCGGTAAAGCCAATTACAATATCTACAAAACAACCGAGCAAAAACAAAACACACCTGCCGATACCAGCGCGGCATCACTGGGCATTAAACAGATTTTGATTGAGAAAAGTCACCTGGTTTATAACGACCAATCACTGCCGATGAAGATCAACGCCAGCGGTGTATATTATTTAGGCAGCGGCGATTTAAGCAAAGATATTTTCGATCTGCGCACCCATACCGAAATCCAGTCGGTCGATTTTTATTATGGCAACAAGCCTTACATCATCGGCAAAAAGGTAAACGCCGACCTGCTCACCAAGATCAACACTAAATCACTGGCCTTTATTTTCCAGAAAAATGATCTGCATATTAACCAGTTGCCGGTACAGTTTATCGGCAAATTTGAGTTCCTGAAAGATGGCTATAATATGGATTTCAAGATTGACACGCACGATGCCAACCTGAATGATATGTTTACCGCACTGCCTGCCGAGTACCAGAAAATGCTGGCACAAACTTCGGTACAAGGTATAGGCAACATGCAGGTAGAACTCAATGGCAAGTACATCGCCAAAGATAAAATTGCCCCCAACCTAAGCATGAACTTTAAGGTGCGGAATGGTACTGTGGCCAACCCCAAAGCCCCATCGCCAATTAAAAACCTCTACCTTAATTTCCAGACCAAGGTACCGGGCTTAAACCCCGATAGTTTATATGTAAATGTTGATTCGATTTACTTCAACATCGATAAAGATTATTTCAGTTCGATCATCCGGGTAAAAGGTATCAAGGAGCCCGAGATCTACGCCAAAATAAACACCGAAATAGACCTCGAGAAGTGGGACAAAGCGTTCGGCGTAAAACCCATCGATGTAAAAGGCCGCTACACATTGCATTTATTGGCTGAGGGTAAATACGCTAAAGGTATACAGATAACCAAAGGCATCAGGAAAACAAAGGTTGATTCGGTTATTACCAGCATCCCTAAATTTACGGTTACGTCCACCTTCCGCAACGGATACTTTAAATATGCATCGCAGCCCGAAGCTTTAAGCAATATCAATTTTGATCTGGATGCCAGTTGCCCCGATAATAACTACAAGCATACTACACTCAAAATGGAAAACATCAATGCTACGTTGCTTGATAACTATATCAAAGGTTATTTCAGGATGGCCAACGCTGCCGATTTCCCGATTGATGCGCAGCTGAAAACCAAGTTCCACCTGGCCGATGTGAAGAAGTTTTACCCGATCGATAGCCTCGGCGTAAGTCTGAAAGGTGACCTGGATGCCGATATTACCAGCAAGGGTAATTATGTACCGGCTAAAAAGCAGTTCCCTAAAACGGTGGCTAACTTTCAACTGGCTAATGGCTCTATCCAAACCAAATACTATCCTCACCCTATCGAAAAGGTGAATGTAAATACCAACGTTATTAATACTACGGGTACGGTGGCAGGTACCAAGGTGATTATTAAACCTATCTCTTTCGAATTTGAGGGCGAACCTTTTATGCTGAAGGCAAGCCTGCAAAATTTTAACAACCTCGAGTATAACGTTTACTCAAAAGGCATTATCAACGTAGGCAATATTTATAAGGTATTTGCTATAAAAGGATACAGTGTAAATGGTACCGTTGCAGCCAATGTATCTTTAAAAGGTAAGCAAAGCGATGCGCTGGCGGGTCGATACGATCAGCTCTCGAACAAAGGAACTTTGCGCGTTAACAACATTGCGCTTACGTCTGAGTTGTTTCCTAAACCATTTATGATTAGCAAAGGTGTGTTCAGCTTTAACCAGGATAAGTTGCAGTTTGATGAGTTTACTGCCAAATACGGCAAATCGCAGATTGTGCTGAATGGTGCAGTATCAAACATTATCGATTATGCCCTTAAACCCAATGGTGTTTTAAAAGGCGACTTTAACTTTACCAGTAACCTCATTATTGCTGATGATTTTATGGCCTTCGCTCCTGCCCCTGGCGAAACTAAAACCAGCGGACCAAGCGGTGTAATTATGGTGCCTAAAAACCTGAACCTTAATTTTACTGCCGATGTAAAAACGGTAAAATATAATGGTCTGGTTATTAAAGATGCCAAAGGCCAGTTGGCTATTAACAACGGTAGCATTAACTTTAAACAAACCGGCTTTAATTTAATTGGCGCACCTGTAAGTATGGATGGTAGTTATGCTGCGGTCAGCCCACAAAAGGCTTACTTCAGCTATCATATCAACGCGCAAGACTTCGACATTAAGAAAGCTTATAACCAAATCAAACTATTCCATGATATGGCCACTGCTGCTGGTAGTGCCGAAGGTTTGGTATCGTTAGATTATAAATTAAGCGGTAGGCTTAACAACAATATGCAGCCGGTTTATCCTTCGCTTAAAGGCGGAGGCGTGCTATCGGCCAAACAGCTAAAAATGAAAGGCTTTAAGTTGTTTAACGCGATGGGCAAATCTACCGGTAAAGATAGCCTCACCAACAACCCTGATGTAAGCAAGGTTGAACTGAAAACTACAATCGCCAATAACATTATCACTATCGAACGCACCAAAATGCGCATGGCAGGTTTCCGCG